From Deinococcus aquaticus, one genomic window encodes:
- a CDS encoding polyphosphate kinase 2 family protein — MNPDKYRVKPGGSVNLSDWDTNDDGDLSKDEGRTLTDELQIGLADWQERLNAEGRQSLLIVLQARDAGGKDGTVKHVMGAFNPNGVQVSNFKVPTEEERGHDFLWRVHQRVPRAGQIGVFNRSHYEDVLVTRVHSMIDDSTADRRLSHIRHFESLLTDGGTRILKFYLHVSKDEQKARLQDRLDDPAKHWKFNPADLTERAKWDEYTSAYQDALTTSTESAPWYVIPADRKWFRNLLISQIILDTLQGMHPQFPKATFDPKEIEIE; from the coding sequence ATGAATCCAGACAAGTACCGCGTGAAACCCGGCGGCAGCGTGAACCTCAGCGACTGGGACACCAACGACGACGGCGACCTCAGCAAGGACGAGGGCCGCACCCTGACCGACGAACTGCAAATCGGGCTGGCCGACTGGCAGGAACGCCTGAACGCGGAGGGGCGGCAATCCCTGCTGATCGTCCTGCAGGCCCGCGACGCTGGTGGTAAGGACGGCACGGTCAAGCACGTCATGGGTGCCTTCAACCCGAACGGCGTGCAGGTCTCGAACTTCAAGGTCCCGACCGAGGAGGAACGCGGGCACGACTTCCTGTGGCGCGTTCACCAGCGGGTGCCGCGCGCCGGGCAGATTGGCGTGTTCAACCGCAGTCACTACGAGGACGTCCTCGTGACCCGCGTGCACAGCATGATCGACGACTCCACCGCCGACCGCCGCCTGTCGCACATCCGGCATTTCGAGTCCCTCCTGACCGACGGCGGCACCCGCATCCTGAAGTTCTACCTGCATGTCAGTAAGGACGAGCAGAAAGCGCGGCTGCAAGACCGCCTGGACGACCCGGCCAAACACTGGAAGTTCAATCCCGCCGACCTGACCGAACGCGCCAAGTGGGATGAGTACACCAGCGCTTACCAGGACGCCCTGACCACCAGCACCGAGAGCGCACCGTGGTACGTGATCCCCGCCGACCGCAAATGGTTCCGGAACCTGCTGATCAGCCAGATTATTCTCGATACCCTGCAAGGCATGCACCCCCAGTTCCCGAAAGCCACCTTCGATCCCAAGGAAATCGAGATCGAGTGA
- a CDS encoding MFS transporter: MTVPTSPKPTQDRPGEAARRALSVIFLINGALFATWAVNIPGVRDHLNLNEAQLGAALLAVGLGSLCSMTLTGTWTARYGSHRVTWMAAVLCMLSLLPPFLAPSLPTLIAALAVLGAANGSMDVAMNAQGVTVEQRLARPVMSRLHAYFSLGGVIGAALGTLLVGRFPMTTHALLVTVVTVAAALLAGRALLPDQAAPTAPAAAASTAAPRRAPLSVAAALLGLLCFLGMLSEGANYDWAALYFRDILNVPGGQAGLGYAAFVTTMTLGRWFGDRLRVRLGDETTVRGGALITALGLALALMTRNPILAALGFALSGLGLSNVVPVMYGAVGHALGGRGIAQVASIGYGGFLLGPPAIGFIAAHTGLTAALGLALAGAALITLLGGRAFALIRAAAPDRTPEAGHVTSTP; the protein is encoded by the coding sequence ATGACGGTCCCCACCAGCCCCAAGCCCACCCAGGACCGACCCGGCGAGGCGGCCCGCCGCGCCCTGAGCGTGATCTTCCTGATCAACGGCGCGCTGTTCGCCACCTGGGCCGTCAACATTCCCGGCGTGCGCGACCACCTGAACCTGAACGAAGCGCAACTCGGCGCGGCCCTGCTCGCCGTCGGGCTGGGCAGCCTGTGTAGCATGACCCTGACCGGCACCTGGACCGCCCGTTACGGCAGTCACCGCGTCACCTGGATGGCCGCCGTGCTGTGCATGCTGTCACTGCTGCCCCCCTTCCTGGCCCCCAGCCTGCCGACCCTGATCGCGGCCCTGGCCGTCCTGGGAGCCGCGAACGGCAGCATGGACGTCGCCATGAACGCGCAGGGCGTCACGGTCGAACAGCGACTGGCCCGACCGGTCATGAGCCGCCTGCACGCCTACTTCAGCCTGGGCGGCGTGATCGGCGCGGCGCTAGGTACCCTGCTGGTCGGCCGCTTCCCCATGACCACCCACGCACTGCTCGTCACGGTCGTCACCGTCGCGGCGGCCCTGCTGGCTGGCCGCGCCCTGCTGCCCGACCAGGCGGCCCCCACCGCCCCAGCGGCCGCAGCCTCCACGGCCGCGCCGCGCCGCGCACCGCTCAGCGTGGCCGCCGCCCTGCTGGGCCTGCTCTGCTTCCTGGGCATGCTGTCCGAAGGGGCCAACTACGACTGGGCCGCCCTGTACTTCCGCGACATCCTGAACGTCCCCGGCGGGCAGGCCGGACTGGGATACGCCGCGTTCGTGACCACCATGACCCTGGGCCGCTGGTTCGGAGACCGCCTGCGCGTCCGCCTGGGCGACGAAACCACCGTGCGGGGCGGCGCGCTCATCACAGCCCTCGGACTGGCCCTGGCGCTCATGACCCGCAATCCCATCCTGGCCGCCCTGGGCTTCGCCCTCTCAGGCCTGGGCCTCAGCAACGTCGTACCCGTCATGTACGGCGCCGTCGGTCACGCCCTGGGCGGCCGGGGCATCGCACAGGTCGCCAGCATTGGCTACGGCGGATTCCTGCTCGGCCCGCCCGCCATCGGCTTCATCGCCGCGCACACCGGCCTGACCGCCGCGCTGGGACTGGCACTCGCCGGCGCCGCCCTGATCACCCTGCTCGGAGGCCGCGCCTTCGCCCTGATCCGCGCGGCGGCCCCCGACCGGACCCCGGAAGCAGGCCACGTCACCTCTACCCCCTGA
- a CDS encoding substrate-binding domain-containing protein produces the protein MPPAKPTAPGGRITLRDVARALGVSVATVSNAYNRPDQLSADLRQRILQAARDLGYTGPDPLARSLRRGRTGVLGVVYDAPLEYAFADPAAALFLGSVTRAVQHHDLNVLLLASPHAAPHPPAGAPTHDPTGPVRSASVDGFIVYCAAEDSPLLRAVLERGLPTVLVDQERHEEAVNIGIDDAGGAQAAAAHLLDLGHRQLGVLCLELSEQRASGPVSPAREAQVSYRTSGQRLRGYRAATHAHPDVTLHPAEVIHNTPQAGEALTLDLLRDHPDITAVLCMSDVLAQGALRAAASLGLRVPEDLSVIGYDDLPSSESLNLTTVWQPTSDKGEQVGQAILTLLAGHPAPPVTLPTRLVVRGTTAPAAPRPRPATQG, from the coding sequence ATGCCCCCCGCCAAGCCCACCGCCCCCGGCGGCCGCATCACCCTGCGGGACGTGGCCCGCGCCCTGGGCGTTAGCGTCGCCACTGTCAGTAACGCCTACAACCGGCCCGACCAGCTGAGCGCGGACCTGCGCCAGCGCATCCTGCAGGCCGCCCGCGACCTCGGGTACACCGGCCCCGACCCCCTGGCCCGCAGCCTGCGCCGGGGCCGCACCGGCGTGCTGGGCGTGGTGTACGACGCCCCACTGGAATACGCCTTCGCGGACCCCGCCGCCGCCCTGTTCCTGGGCAGCGTGACCCGCGCCGTGCAGCACCACGACCTGAATGTGCTGCTGCTCGCCAGTCCACACGCCGCGCCGCACCCCCCCGCCGGAGCCCCCACCCACGACCCCACCGGCCCGGTCCGCAGTGCCAGCGTGGACGGCTTCATCGTGTACTGCGCCGCCGAGGACAGCCCCCTGCTGCGCGCCGTGCTGGAACGCGGCCTGCCCACCGTGCTGGTCGATCAGGAACGGCACGAGGAGGCCGTGAACATCGGCATCGACGACGCCGGGGGCGCGCAGGCCGCCGCCGCGCACCTGCTGGACCTCGGACACCGGCAACTGGGCGTGCTGTGCCTGGAACTGTCCGAGCAGCGCGCCAGCGGCCCGGTCAGTCCTGCCCGCGAGGCGCAGGTCAGTTACCGCACCAGCGGCCAGCGCCTGCGCGGCTACCGCGCCGCCACGCACGCCCACCCGGACGTCACCCTGCACCCCGCCGAGGTCATCCACAACACCCCGCAGGCCGGCGAGGCCCTGACCCTGGACCTGCTGCGCGATCACCCGGACATCACGGCCGTCCTGTGCATGAGCGACGTGCTCGCCCAGGGGGCGCTGCGGGCCGCTGCCAGCCTGGGCCTGCGCGTCCCGGAGGACCTCAGCGTGATCGGGTACGACGACCTGCCCAGCAGCGAGAGCCTGAACCTCACGACCGTCTGGCAGCCCACCAGCGACAAGGGTGAGCAGGTCGGGCAGGCCATCCTGACCCTGCTGGCCGGGCACCCCGCGCCGCCCGTCACGCTGCCCACCCGGCTGGTCGTGCGCGGCACCACCGCTCCCGCCGCGCCCCGGCCACGGCCTGCAACGCAAGGCTGA
- the galE gene encoding UDP-glucose 4-epimerase GalE codes for MKILVVGGAGYIGSHTVRQLIRAGHTPVVFDNLSSGHAEALPAEVPLVRGDLLDADAVRAALNAHQPDAVIHFAALIEVGESMRAPARYYRNNVVGSLNLLQAITETRKVPLVFSSTAAVYGTTDLVPIPENAAMQPESVYGETKLMTENMIHAFHTAHGLPYTVLRYFNVCGAAPEGDIGEAHAGKSHLIELAALTALGQREKMFIFGDDYPTPDGTCIRDYVHVQDLADAHVLAVEALLAGQRTEGTFNVGLGHGFSVKEVLDTVDDVIGTPLNRELAPRRAGDPPRLVADATRIREELGFKPQFTNLKDIVQTAWNWHKGHPHDFKQ; via the coding sequence ATGAAGATTCTCGTGGTGGGCGGCGCAGGGTACATCGGTTCTCACACGGTCCGGCAACTGATCCGGGCCGGGCACACGCCCGTGGTGTTCGACAACCTGTCCAGCGGGCACGCCGAGGCCCTGCCCGCCGAGGTTCCCCTGGTGCGCGGCGACCTGCTGGACGCCGACGCTGTCCGCGCCGCCCTGAACGCCCACCAGCCGGACGCCGTGATTCACTTCGCCGCGCTGATCGAGGTGGGCGAGAGCATGCGCGCCCCGGCCCGCTACTACCGCAACAACGTGGTCGGCAGCCTGAACCTGCTTCAGGCCATCACCGAGACCCGCAAGGTGCCGCTGGTGTTCTCCTCGACGGCCGCCGTGTACGGCACCACCGACCTCGTGCCCATCCCCGAGAACGCCGCCATGCAGCCCGAGAGCGTGTACGGCGAGACGAAACTCATGACCGAGAACATGATTCACGCCTTCCACACGGCGCACGGCCTGCCGTACACGGTCCTGCGGTACTTCAACGTGTGCGGCGCGGCCCCCGAGGGCGACATCGGTGAGGCGCACGCCGGTAAATCCCACCTGATCGAACTGGCCGCCCTGACCGCCCTGGGCCAGCGCGAGAAGATGTTCATCTTCGGGGACGACTACCCCACCCCGGACGGCACCTGCATCCGCGACTACGTGCACGTGCAGGACCTCGCCGACGCGCACGTACTGGCCGTCGAGGCCCTGCTGGCCGGGCAGCGCACCGAGGGCACCTTCAACGTGGGCCTGGGCCACGGCTTCAGCGTCAAGGAAGTGCTCGACACCGTGGACGACGTGATCGGCACGCCCCTGAACCGCGAACTCGCCCCCCGCCGCGCCGGGGACCCCCCCCGCCTCGTGGCCGACGCCACCCGCATCCGCGAGGAACTGGGCTTCAAACCGCAGTTCACGAACCTGAAAGACATCGTGCAGACCGCCTGGAACTGGCACAAGGGGCACCCGCACGACTTCAAACAGTGA
- a CDS encoding M20/M25/M40 family metallo-hydrolase, giving the protein MTQPTAADLAAHTERGLRDLADLVAIPSVSAQGRHLPEAAQAVTRLLETEGFTVREYPGQVAPILLAEAGDGPFTLLIYNHYDVQPEDPADLWDTPPFELTERDGRLYGRGASDDKGEFISRLAGLRALKDARGGQLPLKVKWLIEGEEEVGSPSLEGFLAEHASDLKADGVWWEFGSITPEGRPVLYAGLKGIICVELRCRVAASDLHSSNGAVVDNPLWRLAAAVASLRGPDGTVLIPGFHDDVRAPSEADLNAIAQLQGRGDALRDTYNVTRPLSDGSDYHTRLNLKPVVNVNGFHGGYEGQGSKTVLPAEGMVKLDFRLVPDQHPDRIVELLRAHLDAQGFSDIEIIELESHQHPARSDLSDPFVRAAIRVARDVHGQEPILNPSSGGSGPMHPFMQYVGAPVIALGIGNIGGRVHAPNENILRRDFARGVRYAAAFMAALADG; this is encoded by the coding sequence ATGACACAACCCACCGCCGCCGACCTCGCCGCGCACACCGAACGCGGCCTGCGTGACCTCGCCGACCTCGTCGCCATTCCCAGTGTCTCCGCGCAGGGCCGCCACCTTCCCGAGGCCGCTCAGGCCGTCACGCGCCTGCTGGAAACCGAGGGCTTCACCGTCCGCGAGTACCCCGGTCAGGTCGCCCCGATCCTGCTGGCCGAGGCGGGCGACGGTCCCTTCACGCTGCTGATCTACAACCACTACGACGTGCAACCCGAGGATCCCGCTGACCTCTGGGACACCCCGCCGTTCGAACTGACCGAACGCGACGGTCGCCTGTACGGACGCGGCGCCAGCGACGATAAGGGCGAGTTCATCTCGCGCCTCGCCGGACTGCGCGCCCTGAAAGACGCGCGCGGCGGGCAACTGCCGCTGAAGGTCAAGTGGTTGATCGAGGGCGAGGAAGAGGTCGGCAGCCCCAGCCTCGAAGGCTTTCTGGCCGAACACGCCAGCGACCTGAAAGCCGACGGCGTGTGGTGGGAATTCGGGAGCATCACACCCGAAGGCCGCCCCGTCCTGTACGCCGGACTGAAAGGCATCATCTGCGTCGAACTGCGCTGCCGCGTGGCCGCCAGCGACCTGCACAGCAGTAACGGCGCGGTCGTGGACAACCCCCTGTGGCGACTGGCCGCTGCCGTCGCCAGCCTGCGTGGCCCCGACGGCACGGTCCTGATCCCCGGCTTCCACGACGACGTGCGCGCCCCCAGCGAAGCTGACCTGAACGCCATCGCCCAGCTTCAGGGCCGGGGCGATGCGCTGCGCGACACGTACAACGTGACCCGCCCCCTGAGTGACGGCAGCGACTACCACACCCGCCTGAACCTCAAGCCCGTTGTGAACGTCAACGGCTTCCACGGCGGGTACGAGGGTCAGGGCAGCAAGACTGTCCTGCCCGCCGAGGGCATGGTGAAACTCGACTTCCGCCTCGTGCCCGACCAGCACCCGGACCGGATTGTGGAGCTTCTGCGCGCCCACCTGGACGCGCAGGGCTTCAGCGACATTGAGATCATCGAATTGGAAAGCCACCAGCACCCCGCCCGCAGCGACCTGAGCGACCCCTTCGTGAGGGCGGCCATCCGCGTGGCCCGCGACGTTCACGGCCAGGAACCCATCCTGAACCCCAGCTCCGGCGGCAGCGGCCCCATGCACCCCTTCATGCAGTACGTCGGCGCGCCCGTCATCGCGCTGGGCATCGGGAACATCGGCGGCCGCGTTCACGCACCCAACGAGAACATCCTCCGGCGCGACTTCGCCAGAGGCGTGCGCTACGCCGCCGCGTTCATGGCCGCCCTCGCAGACGGCTGA
- a CDS encoding menaquinone biosynthetic enzyme MqnA/MqnD family protein: protein MAQTEADSSPSPITHHPSPRPPGAPYRAGWIHFTNVAPILDSLVLPEGVSAITGVPTQMNAALLSGEVDIANISAVEFIRNADVLEALPDFSVAVLGPVYSVNLFHTRPLEELRRVALTAQSAMSVALLEVLLRERGLSPVLERAEGEAEALLAQGFDGVLRIGDSALREWYGVVGPLTPETTMTSLPHSARGISVTDLAEEWFRLTGHPFTFAVWAYRKDRPPPPALVQAMREARRDGIGHLADVAARHARKLGLPERVVQHYLWNFRYHLEAPDRLGLHEFAAKAVPGHAPLTFGPRPGQE from the coding sequence ATGGCGCAGACCGAGGCTGATTCCTCTCCATCACCCATCACCCATCACCCATCACCGCGCCCCCCCGGCGCGCCGTACCGTGCAGGTTGGATTCATTTCACGAATGTTGCGCCGATTCTGGATTCGCTGGTGCTGCCGGAGGGTGTGAGTGCCATCACGGGCGTGCCGACGCAGATGAATGCGGCGCTGCTGTCGGGTGAGGTGGATATTGCGAATATCAGCGCTGTGGAGTTCATCCGGAACGCGGATGTGCTGGAGGCCCTGCCGGATTTCAGTGTGGCGGTGCTGGGGCCGGTGTACTCGGTAAACCTGTTTCACACGCGGCCGCTGGAGGAGTTGCGGCGGGTGGCGCTGACGGCGCAGTCGGCGATGAGTGTGGCGCTGCTGGAGGTACTGCTGCGCGAGCGGGGCCTGAGCCCGGTGCTGGAGCGCGCCGAGGGTGAGGCGGAGGCGCTGCTGGCGCAGGGGTTCGATGGGGTGCTGCGGATCGGGGACAGTGCGCTGCGTGAGTGGTACGGGGTGGTGGGGCCGCTGACGCCGGAGACGACCATGACCAGCCTGCCGCACTCGGCGCGGGGGATCAGCGTGACGGATCTGGCAGAAGAGTGGTTCCGCCTGACGGGGCATCCGTTCACGTTCGCAGTGTGGGCGTACCGCAAGGACCGCCCGCCACCGCCCGCGCTGGTGCAGGCGATGCGGGAGGCGCGGCGCGACGGGATCGGGCATCTGGCGGACGTGGCGGCGCGGCACGCGCGGAAGCTGGGGTTGCCGGAGCGGGTGGTGCAGCATTACCTGTGGAACTTCCGGTACCACCTGGAAGCGCCGGACCGGCTGGGGCTGCACGAGTTCGCGGCGAAGGCCGTGCCGGGGCACGCGCCCCTGACGTTCGGGCCGAGGCCAGGGCAGGAATGA
- a CDS encoding nuclear transport factor 2 family protein, which translates to MSSQPVPGPPSDLDLILALDDRWNAAYHHRDPGRLDTVLADDWLGFYHDGTTVTKQELLTGMQTNPTTPLIFERHAARLHGDTAITRGTLYAAGMRVQSFLRVYARQDEHWQAVSVQVIP; encoded by the coding sequence GTGTCCAGTCAGCCTGTGCCCGGCCCGCCCAGCGACCTCGACCTGATCCTCGCCCTGGACGACCGCTGGAACGCCGCGTACCACCACCGCGACCCAGGGCGCCTGGACACCGTCCTGGCCGACGACTGGCTGGGCTTCTACCACGACGGCACCACCGTCACGAAACAGGAACTCCTGACCGGCATGCAGACCAACCCCACCACCCCACTGATCTTCGAACGGCACGCCGCCCGCCTGCACGGCGACACGGCCATCACGCGCGGCACCCTCTACGCCGCAGGCATGCGCGTGCAGAGCTTCCTGCGCGTCTACGCCCGCCAGGACGAACACTGGCAGGCCGTCAGCGTGCAGGTGATCCCGTGA
- the mqnE gene encoding aminofutalosine synthase MqnE, translating to MKWLSDPALAPIVEKVEAGERLTFAEGMQLYDTRDLNTLMRLANLRKQQLHGDRVYFVHSMRLEFTNICYVGCTFCAFAAHKNEERAWDYDPQQVAEQVRRRYVPGITELHMSSGHHPNHKWEYYPEMVRGLREAFPDLQVKAFTAAEIEHLSKISKKPTLDVLRDLQAAGLAAMPGGGAEIFADRVRLQVAKNKVKAEKWLQIHSEAHSLGMRTNATMLYGHIETLEERLDHMDRLRTLQDDSVARFGGGFHAFIPLAFQPLGNNLAQNLGKTDFTTGLDDLRNLAVARIYLDNFPHIKGYWVMIGSELTQVSLDWGVSDIDGTIQEEHIAHAAGATSPMKLSEQGMIRMIQHAGRTPVLRDAYYNELQTFPRTPATEAAD from the coding sequence ATGAAGTGGCTTTCCGACCCGGCACTTGCGCCCATCGTGGAGAAGGTCGAGGCGGGCGAGCGCCTGACCTTCGCCGAGGGCATGCAGCTGTACGACACCCGCGACCTGAACACCCTGATGCGACTGGCGAACCTGCGCAAGCAGCAGCTGCACGGCGACCGGGTGTACTTCGTGCACTCCATGCGCCTTGAATTCACGAACATCTGCTACGTGGGCTGCACCTTCTGCGCGTTCGCCGCGCACAAGAACGAGGAACGCGCCTGGGATTACGACCCGCAGCAGGTGGCCGAACAGGTCCGCCGCCGCTACGTGCCCGGCATCACCGAACTGCACATGAGCAGCGGCCACCACCCCAACCACAAGTGGGAGTACTACCCCGAGATGGTACGCGGCCTGCGCGAAGCCTTCCCTGACCTGCAGGTCAAGGCGTTCACCGCCGCCGAGATCGAGCACCTGAGCAAGATCAGCAAGAAACCCACCCTGGACGTCCTGCGCGACCTCCAGGCCGCCGGACTGGCCGCCATGCCCGGCGGCGGCGCCGAGATCTTCGCAGACCGCGTGCGCCTCCAGGTCGCCAAAAACAAGGTCAAGGCCGAGAAATGGCTGCAGATTCACAGCGAGGCGCACTCCCTGGGCATGCGCACCAACGCCACCATGCTGTACGGACACATCGAGACCCTCGAAGAACGCCTGGATCACATGGACCGCCTGCGTACCCTGCAAGACGACTCCGTGGCCCGCTTCGGCGGCGGCTTCCACGCGTTCATTCCGCTGGCGTTCCAGCCGCTCGGGAACAACCTCGCGCAGAACCTCGGCAAGACCGATTTCACCACCGGCCTCGACGACCTGCGCAACCTCGCCGTGGCCCGCATCTACCTCGATAACTTCCCGCACATCAAGGGCTACTGGGTCATGATCGGCAGCGAACTCACTCAGGTCAGCCTCGACTGGGGCGTGTCCGACATCGACGGCACCATCCAGGAAGAACACATCGCGCACGCCGCCGGAGCGACCAGCCCCATGAAACTCAGCGAGCAGGGCATGATCCGCATGATCCAGCACGCCGGCCGCACCCCCGTCCTGCGCGACGCGTACTACAACGAACTCCAGACCTTCCCCCGCACCCCGGCCACCGAAGCCGCCGACTGA
- a CDS encoding GGDEF domain-containing protein: MNDHATDSHRQIARYRSLIQVTAVLSRHVRTDELLRAMHAQVRVLFDTPVTLLALRTPQGGWHCLTLESNNLSEQFIGLRPDGLLERVLEGRLRLENDLPAYLERERLGVVRVHHRSDLPSTLSWMGVPLQAGAVTGVLSVQSYALNAFTPEDLEFLELLGVHLSIALENATLHERVEREAHTDPLTGLWNRRRFTERSEAALLGVRRGEPHTLAVMDLQDFKRVNDEFGHDVGDQVLVQVGQMLDRLTLNGGHVFRLGGDEFAALLPSREAEALRGVQDLLDELRDQVWAVPTPRLNVGLAPAYPEDSVSEWVSRADARMYSAKRQRQQLME, translated from the coding sequence TTGAACGACCACGCCACCGACTCGCACAGGCAGATTGCCCGGTACCGGTCCCTGATTCAGGTGACGGCGGTACTCTCACGGCACGTGCGCACCGACGAGTTGCTGCGCGCCATGCATGCGCAGGTGCGGGTACTGTTCGACACGCCCGTCACACTGCTGGCCCTCCGGACCCCGCAGGGCGGCTGGCACTGCCTGACTCTGGAAAGCAACAACCTGTCCGAGCAGTTCATAGGCCTGCGCCCCGACGGGCTGCTGGAACGCGTGCTGGAAGGCCGCCTGCGCCTGGAAAACGACCTGCCGGCGTACCTGGAACGCGAGCGGCTGGGCGTCGTGCGGGTGCACCACCGGTCTGACCTGCCGTCCACGCTGTCTTGGATGGGCGTGCCGCTTCAGGCGGGCGCGGTGACGGGCGTGCTGTCCGTGCAGAGTTACGCCCTGAACGCCTTCACGCCCGAGGACCTGGAATTCCTGGAGTTACTGGGCGTGCACCTGAGCATCGCGCTAGAGAACGCCACGCTGCACGAACGGGTGGAGCGCGAGGCGCACACGGACCCCCTGACGGGCCTGTGGAACCGCCGCCGGTTCACGGAGCGCAGCGAGGCGGCCCTGCTGGGCGTGCGCCGGGGCGAGCCGCACACGCTGGCCGTGATGGACCTTCAGGATTTCAAGCGCGTGAACGACGAGTTCGGGCATGACGTGGGCGATCAGGTGCTGGTGCAGGTCGGGCAGATGCTGGACCGCCTGACGCTGAACGGCGGGCACGTGTTCCGGCTGGGTGGCGACGAGTTCGCGGCCCTGCTGCCTAGCCGGGAGGCTGAGGCGCTGCGGGGCGTTCAGGACCTGCTGGATGAACTGAGGGATCAGGTGTGGGCCGTGCCGACACCACGCCTGAACGTGGGGCTGGCACCGGCCTACCCGGAGGATTCCGTGAGCGAATGGGTGAGCCGCGCCGACGCGCGCATGTACAGCGCGAAACGTCAGCGTCAGCAGTTGATGGAGTAA
- a CDS encoding DUF3006 domain-containing protein — translation MKPESVRPETESTQPDGPPAPASPPTQSTPTQLAPPRPGHAPEVWTVDGIEPTPHGPVARLERPDGQTVDRPLTDLPPGLREGDLLAVDDGPDGLILRLLADGSAARRAASQATLDALNEQGRDPSSHPLSADLSVNEDGEINL, via the coding sequence GTGAAGCCGGAATCCGTTCGTCCTGAAACAGAATCCACGCAGCCGGACGGGCCGCCCGCACCGGCCAGCCCCCCGACCCAGTCGACCCCCACCCAGTTGGCGCCGCCCCGACCGGGACACGCCCCGGAAGTCTGGACGGTGGACGGCATCGAACCGACGCCGCACGGCCCGGTCGCGCGGCTGGAACGCCCGGACGGGCAGACCGTGGACCGCCCCCTGACCGACCTGCCCCCCGGCCTGCGGGAGGGCGACCTGCTGGCCGTGGACGACGGCCCGGACGGCCTGATTCTGCGCCTGCTGGCCGACGGCAGTGCCGCGCGCCGCGCCGCCAGCCAGGCGACCCTGGACGCCCTGAACGAACAGGGCCGCGACCCATCAAGCCACCCACTGTCAGCAGACCTGTCAGTCAACGAGGACGGAGAGATCAACCTGTGA
- a CDS encoding ComEC/Rec2 family competence protein gives MSPRAPRKEAPTPSRAGTTKTAAPKATPTKASATAASTKAAAAKTGSTRASSTKASTPKASSAKAGARTGRRAGKGRSGPSSSDLLGVLVLVVTGSLAACGWIRNQDGGSDAPTSGPATTAPAGAQVTIRFLDVGQGDAILIRSPEGKTALIDGGRSAERLSDQLEKYGVTRLDLMIATHADADHIAGLVPAAALKPRLFINNGMGGTTQTWERLVKALQGVDATFTKASNQTVNLGSVKLRVIAPPPGMPDDQNLNSVGLAVQFGEFRALLTGDSESPETEGWMAQERADLRGPFQVYKSIHHGAANGDTVGWLASVRPQNVVISVGQNSYGHPTDSALRLYRQSGARVYRTDRQGTVTFQGRADGTYTADTDR, from the coding sequence GTGAGTCCCAGAGCACCCAGGAAAGAAGCCCCCACCCCCAGCCGGGCAGGCACCACGAAAACTGCCGCCCCGAAGGCCACCCCCACCAAAGCCTCCGCCACCGCAGCCTCCACGAAGGCAGCCGCCGCAAAGACCGGGAGTACCAGGGCGTCCAGCACGAAGGCCAGCACCCCGAAGGCCAGTAGTGCGAAGGCCGGCGCCCGCACGGGCCGCCGTGCCGGGAAGGGCCGCTCCGGACCCAGTTCCTCGGACCTGCTGGGCGTGCTGGTGCTGGTCGTGACCGGCAGTCTCGCCGCGTGCGGCTGGATCCGCAACCAGGATGGCGGCAGCGACGCACCCACCAGCGGGCCAGCCACGACCGCCCCGGCCGGCGCGCAGGTCACCATCCGGTTTCTGGATGTGGGGCAGGGCGACGCCATCCTGATCCGCAGCCCGGAAGGGAAGACCGCCCTGATCGACGGGGGCCGCAGCGCCGAGCGCCTCAGCGATCAGCTGGAGAAGTACGGCGTGACCCGCCTGGACCTGATGATCGCCACGCACGCCGACGCCGACCACATCGCGGGCCTCGTGCCGGCCGCCGCCCTGAAACCCCGCCTGTTCATCAACAACGGCATGGGCGGCACCACCCAGACCTGGGAGCGGCTCGTGAAGGCTCTCCAGGGTGTGGACGCCACCTTCACGAAGGCCAGTAACCAGACCGTGAACCTGGGGAGTGTGAAACTGCGCGTCATTGCGCCCCCGCCCGGCATGCCCGACGATCAGAACCTCAACAGCGTCGGCCTGGCCGTGCAGTTCGGGGAGTTCCGCGCCCTGCTGACCGGCGACAGCGAAAGCCCGGAAACCGAGGGGTGGATGGCGCAGGAACGCGCGGACCTGCGCGGACCCTTCCAGGTCTACAAGAGCATTCACCACGGGGCCGCCAACGGGGACACCGTCGGGTGGCTGGCGAGCGTGCGGCCGCAGAACGTGGTCATCAGCGTCGGGCAGAACAGTTACGGGCACCCGACCGATTCGGCGCTGCGCCT